A portion of the Edaphobacter lichenicola genome contains these proteins:
- a CDS encoding helix-turn-helix domain-containing protein: MNFQDLHELLRLELLRRIDRGTLTQSRLAQQTGFQQAHISNFLNRKRALSLEGLDRVLASQNLSIDQILPLDLTAAAIPPPTQTSDPIEIIPVVSPSAAMDDARISPASIIETIQVSASRLHDNRARPSTRHAHWQRFLAIRADTQQSAAMDPLLSPGAIAVLDRHYNSLSPYRAHQPTLYAVRCGAALLLRFVDFDEGRLILRPYSRDFPVQLLPLATHETPGDYIVGRVCLVFSEL; the protein is encoded by the coding sequence ATGAACTTTCAAGACCTCCACGAACTCCTCCGGCTCGAACTCCTCCGACGCATCGACCGGGGCACTCTCACTCAGAGCCGTCTCGCCCAACAGACCGGGTTCCAGCAAGCCCACATCTCGAACTTCCTCAACCGCAAGCGCGCCCTCTCGCTCGAAGGTCTCGACCGCGTTCTCGCCTCCCAGAACCTCTCCATCGACCAGATCCTCCCACTCGACCTCACCGCCGCAGCCATCCCCCCACCCACCCAGACCAGCGATCCCATCGAGATCATTCCCGTCGTCTCCCCTTCGGCCGCCATGGATGACGCCCGCATCTCCCCAGCCTCCATCATAGAGACCATCCAGGTCTCCGCCTCCCGCCTGCACGACAACCGCGCACGCCCATCCACGCGCCACGCCCACTGGCAGCGCTTCCTGGCTATTCGCGCTGACACCCAGCAATCCGCCGCCATGGACCCGCTTCTGTCCCCCGGAGCTATCGCCGTCCTCGACCGCCACTACAACTCACTCTCTCCCTACCGCGCCCACCAGCCCACGCTCTATGCCGTTCGTTGCGGCGCCGCCCTCCTCCTGCGCTTCGTCGACTTCGATGAAGGCCGCCTCATCCTCCGCCCCTACTCACGCGACTTCCCCGTACAGCTCCTTCCTCTCGCCACCCACGAAACCCCCGGCGACTACATCGTCGGCCGCGTCTGCCTCGTCTTCTCCGAGCTCTAA
- a CDS encoding SgcJ/EcaC family oxidoreductase, producing the protein MSNADPILQQIIHDQETAWNAGDGIAWASVFTEDADYVNVLGDVFQGRDEIARQHVFILGGPYKGSHIRITIRKITQPAPNIAVIETEYDLTRFNVLAPGIAPTTPGVLKSRMKYVALKDGDQWKFIAAQNTAIQPTWPSPSRP; encoded by the coding sequence ATGTCCAACGCCGACCCTATCCTCCAGCAAATCATCCACGATCAGGAGACCGCCTGGAACGCGGGAGACGGCATTGCCTGGGCATCTGTCTTCACTGAAGACGCAGACTACGTCAACGTCCTCGGTGACGTCTTTCAGGGCCGCGATGAAATCGCCCGCCAGCACGTCTTCATTCTGGGCGGCCCCTATAAAGGCAGCCACATCAGGATCACGATTCGCAAGATCACCCAACCCGCTCCCAACATCGCCGTCATCGAAACTGAATATGACCTCACACGCTTCAACGTCCTCGCTCCCGGCATCGCGCCCACCACTCCCGGAGTTCTCAAGTCACGTATGAAGTACGTCGCCCTCAAAGACGGTGACCAATGGAAGTTCATCGCCGCGCAAAACACCGCCATCCAGCCAACATGGCCCAGTCCCTCACGCCCTTGA
- a CDS encoding YidH family protein, which yields MSPDSKVDAKRLPTELAEDRTEMAALRVGLAIDRTTLAWIRTTLGMSSFGLGMIGFFRSAREHAETPESVRLHEGAIHFGVLLVSIGVIASVLVAISHLSMLRKLRAGEIPVPAAWPLSITICLLLSLLAVGGLWVVFRG from the coding sequence ATGAGTCCAGATTCGAAGGTGGATGCGAAGAGACTGCCAACTGAGTTAGCGGAAGATCGTACGGAGATGGCAGCGTTGCGGGTCGGATTGGCGATCGATCGGACGACGCTAGCGTGGATACGAACGACGCTTGGGATGTCTAGTTTTGGACTTGGGATGATCGGCTTCTTTCGCTCTGCTCGCGAACATGCCGAGACGCCTGAGAGCGTTCGGTTGCACGAAGGCGCGATTCACTTCGGCGTGCTTCTGGTGTCGATTGGTGTGATTGCGTCGGTGCTGGTAGCGATCTCGCATCTGTCGATGCTTCGGAAGCTGCGGGCAGGTGAGATACCGGTGCCGGCTGCGTGGCCTCTGAGCATTACGATCTGTCTGCTGCTTTCTCTGCTTGCTGTTGGGGGGCTTTGGGTGGTGTTTCGTGGGTAG
- a CDS encoding response regulator, with the protein MFRSILKLYSALLQSIGYFVQTAGNGVEALQSLREHVPDLLVSDLDMPVMSGFELLSIVRRRFPFVQVIAMSGAFAESSIPAGLCADAFYPKGKNSPAVLLDLLTEVVTRERMESPRSGDATPPFWTAKIPYEGTDSFSILLACPDCFRSFPNGFVEANPLLVQKTKCIYCGGHISYSVIDTPITHFPFNLKVSTVVQ; encoded by the coding sequence ATGTTTCGATCGATACTGAAGTTGTACTCCGCCCTGCTTCAATCGATCGGCTACTTTGTTCAGACGGCCGGAAACGGTGTGGAAGCTCTCCAATCGCTGCGTGAACATGTTCCCGATCTGCTTGTTTCTGATCTCGATATGCCTGTGATGTCAGGCTTTGAACTGCTGTCGATTGTTCGGCGTCGGTTCCCGTTTGTGCAGGTGATCGCGATGAGCGGCGCTTTTGCGGAGAGCAGCATTCCCGCTGGCTTGTGTGCCGATGCGTTTTATCCGAAGGGTAAGAACAGCCCAGCGGTTTTGCTCGACCTCCTCACGGAGGTTGTGACGCGGGAGCGGATGGAGAGTCCTCGCTCTGGAGACGCGACGCCTCCTTTCTGGACTGCCAAGATTCCGTACGAGGGGACCGACAGCTTTTCAATCCTGCTGGCGTGTCCTGACTGTTTTCGCTCCTTCCCAAACGGCTTTGTGGAGGCGAATCCTCTGCTGGTTCAGAAGACGAAGTGCATATACTGCGGCGGTCATATCAGCTACTCCGTGATCGACACGCCAATCACTCATTTCCCTTTCAATCTTAAGGTTTCGACTGTAGTGCAATAA
- a CDS encoding Crp/Fnr family transcriptional regulator, with translation MPESPTPFNAADFLAQAGLGKKIVRFRKGAKVFSQGDIGASIFYIQQGKARLTVISEIGKQVTLAILNAGDFVGQECLPTEHQLHIASATALTECVMLRIGRKEMIRVLHDEQIMSEFFVAYLLERTSRIQDDLIDQLFNSTEKRLARALLNMANFGKVNEPETNIPKISQEALASIIGCTRSRVNLFMNRFRKAGYIEYNGHIKVNRSLLNVLLHDADPAIRERSTVKAQRPNEISPKPMKKRK, from the coding sequence GTGCCTGAAAGTCCGACTCCATTCAACGCCGCCGACTTTCTCGCCCAAGCGGGCCTGGGGAAGAAGATCGTGCGGTTTCGCAAGGGTGCGAAGGTCTTTTCGCAGGGTGATATCGGTGCGAGCATCTTCTACATTCAACAGGGCAAGGCAAGACTTACTGTCATTTCGGAGATTGGTAAACAGGTCACGCTGGCGATTTTGAATGCGGGAGATTTTGTGGGTCAGGAGTGCCTGCCTACGGAACACCAACTCCACATTGCTTCAGCGACAGCCCTGACCGAGTGCGTAATGCTGCGCATTGGTCGCAAGGAGATGATTCGCGTCCTTCACGATGAACAGATTATGTCGGAGTTTTTTGTTGCGTATCTGCTGGAGCGAACGAGTCGCATTCAAGATGACCTGATCGATCAACTGTTTAACTCCACGGAGAAGCGGCTCGCGCGGGCGCTGCTGAATATGGCGAATTTCGGCAAGGTCAACGAGCCGGAGACGAATATTCCGAAGATCAGCCAGGAGGCTCTGGCGTCGATCATCGGTTGCACGCGCAGTCGCGTCAATCTGTTCATGAATCGGTTTCGCAAGGCGGGATACATCGAATACAACGGACATATCAAGGTCAACCGCTCTCTGCTGAATGTTCTTCTTCACGATGCCGATCCGGCGATTCGGGAAAGATCGACTGTGAAAGCGCAGAGGCCAAACGAGATATCTCCCAAGCCTATGAAGAAGAGGAAATAA
- a CDS encoding DUF2950 domain-containing protein: protein MLVSVAACNKQGQQAPATEAGPKTFASPDDASKALSDAAKAHSGDTVVAIFGPGSKEIISSGDAAEDNAALDGFAQAYQVMNRWRKMGDGSEVLLVGADNQAFPIPLMKNAGGAWYFDVQAGKKEILARRIGRDEIAAIYVCGALAQSQAQYFSQKHGGVKQYAQKFISDAGQQDGLYWESPEGAPRSPLGPLVAFASDEGIKIKPDKAQPYYGYFYRRLDSQGPNAKGGAKAFVVNGKMTGGFAYLAYPAKYGDSGIKTFMINQDDVVFEKDLGPDTVDAAKRTATFNPDNTWTALQ, encoded by the coding sequence TTGCTTGTTTCCGTTGCAGCGTGCAATAAGCAGGGACAGCAGGCTCCCGCGACAGAGGCTGGGCCCAAGACGTTCGCTTCGCCAGATGACGCGAGTAAGGCTTTAAGCGATGCCGCCAAGGCGCATAGTGGGGATACGGTTGTTGCGATCTTTGGCCCGGGATCGAAGGAGATCATCTCCTCTGGCGACGCGGCTGAAGATAACGCGGCGCTTGATGGATTTGCGCAGGCGTACCAGGTGATGAATCGATGGCGAAAGATGGGAGATGGCAGCGAGGTGCTGCTGGTGGGCGCGGATAATCAAGCGTTTCCTATACCGCTGATGAAGAATGCTGGGGGTGCGTGGTACTTCGATGTGCAGGCTGGTAAGAAGGAGATTCTGGCGCGGCGCATCGGCAGGGACGAGATTGCCGCTATCTATGTTTGTGGAGCGCTGGCGCAGTCGCAGGCGCAGTATTTCTCGCAGAAGCATGGAGGGGTGAAGCAGTACGCGCAGAAGTTCATCAGCGATGCGGGCCAGCAGGATGGCTTGTATTGGGAGTCACCGGAGGGTGCTCCTCGCAGCCCGCTTGGACCGCTGGTTGCGTTTGCGTCAGACGAAGGGATCAAGATCAAACCGGATAAAGCACAACCCTATTACGGTTATTTTTATCGTCGGCTGGATTCGCAAGGCCCCAATGCGAAGGGCGGTGCGAAGGCGTTTGTCGTGAATGGAAAGATGACCGGTGGATTCGCTTATCTTGCGTATCCAGCGAAGTATGGCGACTCGGGTATCAAGACGTTCATGATCAATCAGGATGATGTGGTGTTCGAGAAAGACCTTGGACCAGATACCGTGGATGCGGCAAAGAGAACGGCTACGTTCAATCCTGACAACACCTGGACAGCATTGCAGTGA
- a CDS encoding DUF3300 domain-containing protein, which translates to MGCIAVAKQSISLGLSIALVFTVGPGVGSGMAYQTTAPTAAPAPAPPASYPGQGAPATAEELQSLVAPIALYPDALVAQILSAATFPDQVAVANYWVQQNKTLTGSALTTAVDKQTWDPSVKALTQFQSVLNNMAQNLSWTSQLGEAYHNQQADVMTAIQALRAKAKTAGNLKSGSQITVVQQAPQTIVIQPTNPQIVYVPVYNPTVVYGTPYVVPGYSTGDLVAASVISFGAGLAIGAMMSSGWGYSSWSCNWYGGAAYYHGGAYYGNTAWHGGYYGTSGSAYGAYGSAHYGSGYNPSTGTYARGASTSTAYGTQKVGQAYNPSTGAYGATHQGSNAYSSWGSSTASKNGTTVDSQHYSDANGTVGTAESSNGNKYATANGNAYKNTGSGWQNAGGSNSDAAHGWGGSSGSSPAQSHSGGSSSAFSGWGSHSDGSGGGWGSRSSSSRGWGSSGGGGGWGGRGGGGGSFGGRR; encoded by the coding sequence ATGGGTTGCATCGCGGTGGCGAAGCAGAGTATCTCTCTCGGATTGAGCATTGCTTTAGTCTTCACGGTTGGCCCGGGAGTGGGTAGCGGGATGGCGTATCAAACGACTGCACCTACTGCTGCTCCGGCTCCTGCGCCGCCTGCGAGTTATCCCGGGCAGGGGGCACCGGCGACCGCTGAGGAGTTGCAGAGTCTGGTGGCGCCGATTGCTCTTTATCCGGATGCGTTGGTGGCACAGATTTTGAGTGCTGCGACCTTTCCTGATCAGGTGGCGGTGGCTAACTATTGGGTTCAGCAGAACAAGACTTTGACGGGAAGCGCTCTGACGACCGCGGTGGATAAACAGACGTGGGATCCGAGCGTGAAGGCGTTGACGCAGTTCCAGTCTGTGTTGAACAACATGGCGCAGAACCTCTCGTGGACGTCACAACTCGGTGAGGCGTATCACAATCAGCAGGCCGATGTGATGACGGCCATACAGGCGTTGCGTGCGAAGGCTAAGACCGCAGGTAATCTAAAGTCGGGATCGCAGATCACTGTGGTGCAGCAGGCTCCGCAGACGATTGTGATTCAACCGACCAATCCGCAGATCGTGTATGTGCCGGTGTATAACCCCACGGTTGTCTATGGCACTCCTTATGTGGTTCCGGGTTACTCGACCGGAGATCTTGTGGCGGCGAGCGTTATTTCGTTTGGTGCCGGGTTAGCGATTGGAGCGATGATGAGCAGCGGCTGGGGATACAGCAGCTGGAGCTGTAACTGGTACGGTGGTGCGGCCTATTATCACGGCGGGGCGTACTACGGGAATACAGCCTGGCACGGCGGATACTACGGCACCAGCGGGAGCGCGTATGGGGCGTACGGTAGCGCGCACTATGGCTCGGGATATAACCCGTCCACAGGGACCTATGCGCGGGGCGCTTCGACTTCGACCGCGTATGGGACGCAGAAGGTTGGGCAGGCGTATAACCCGTCCACAGGAGCGTACGGGGCTACGCACCAGGGATCGAACGCGTATTCAAGCTGGGGGAGTTCGACGGCTTCGAAGAATGGGACGACGGTGGACTCGCAGCACTACTCGGATGCGAATGGGACGGTTGGGACGGCGGAGAGTTCAAACGGAAATAAGTATGCGACCGCGAACGGCAACGCCTATAAGAACACCGGGAGCGGGTGGCAGAATGCAGGCGGGTCGAACTCGGATGCTGCGCATGGCTGGGGTGGGAGTAGCGGGAGTTCTCCTGCGCAATCGCACAGCGGCGGGAGTTCATCGGCGTTCAGCGGATGGGGGAGCCACTCGGATGGCTCCGGTGGTGGATGGGGTTCGCGCTCTTCGAGTTCACGCGGCTGGGGCAGTAGTGGCGGCGGTGGCGGATGGGGCGGCAGAGGTGGTGGTGGCGGTAGTTTCGGCGGCAGGCGATAG
- a CDS encoding DUF3011 domain-containing protein has product MIVSRAVSALLIVSLTTFTMAQTGGLTCSSDDGDYHYCRADTQNQVQLVRQISGSRCEQGYSWGFDPRGIWVDRGCRAQFSYGRVNTHTSSGNNNNNSGAAIAGGILGALILGAAVAAANNNNNDDSHHDHDRVNYYNDGYRMGRQDADNGRPNFPGYWSERRPMKYSNDFDAGYADGYNGFGRHPPR; this is encoded by the coding sequence TTGATCGTCTCTCGTGCCGTATCCGCGCTCCTCATCGTTTCACTTACCACCTTCACAATGGCTCAAACAGGCGGCCTCACCTGCTCGAGCGACGACGGCGACTACCACTACTGCCGCGCAGACACACAGAACCAGGTGCAGCTCGTGCGGCAGATCTCCGGCTCCCGTTGCGAACAAGGCTACAGTTGGGGATTCGACCCCCGCGGCATCTGGGTCGATCGCGGTTGCCGGGCTCAGTTCAGCTATGGCCGCGTCAATACTCACACTAGCAGCGGCAACAATAACAACAACTCCGGTGCTGCCATCGCAGGCGGCATCCTCGGCGCACTGATCCTTGGCGCAGCGGTCGCCGCTGCAAACAACAACAACAACGACGACTCTCATCACGACCACGATCGCGTGAACTACTACAACGATGGCTATCGCATGGGACGGCAGGACGCGGACAATGGCAGACCGAACTTCCCTGGGTATTGGAGTGAGCGTCGCCCAATGAAGTACTCCAATGACTTCGACGCCGGCTACGCTGACGGTTACAACGGCTTTGGCCGACATCCGCCACGCTAG
- a CDS encoding transporter substrate-binding domain-containing protein gives MKKSPASVSMQCLVVIAASLICATAQTQQTTPTPPSAVAAEATVAPRSNIDMLAEIKKSGKLRVGVAEIVPWAMHDKDGNLIGFEIDVARKLARDLGVKAEFHPDEFRYLIPDLDAGRFDIIIAGFSIEAHRALLVNFSQPYNVTDVTIAASKKLGGDLKTIDDFNKKGVTIGVIEGTTAEDLAALAFPKAFLHTYTEDSELFTDLVAGKLTAAVADSPRLDILSKLYPDAVSVPTIAPLGTFPAAFAVRRGDMDFVNYLNSWIAARSADKWFDSRRIFWFKSTDWASNL, from the coding sequence ATGAAGAAATCGCCCGCTTCTGTATCGATGCAATGCCTTGTAGTCATAGCAGCATCGCTGATCTGTGCCACGGCGCAAACACAGCAGACTACGCCCACACCACCGTCAGCCGTCGCCGCCGAAGCAACGGTTGCTCCTCGCAGCAACATCGATATGCTCGCCGAGATCAAAAAGAGCGGCAAGCTGCGCGTGGGCGTCGCAGAGATCGTTCCTTGGGCAATGCACGACAAAGACGGCAATCTAATCGGGTTCGAGATCGACGTCGCAAGAAAGCTCGCCCGCGACCTCGGAGTCAAGGCCGAATTCCACCCAGACGAATTTCGCTACCTTATTCCGGACCTCGATGCTGGCCGATTCGACATCATCATCGCTGGTTTCTCAATTGAGGCACATCGCGCTCTGCTGGTGAACTTCAGCCAGCCCTATAACGTGACCGATGTGACCATAGCCGCGAGTAAAAAGTTGGGCGGCGATCTCAAGACCATAGACGACTTCAACAAAAAGGGCGTCACCATCGGCGTGATCGAAGGAACGACAGCAGAAGATTTAGCGGCGTTGGCATTTCCAAAAGCCTTCCTCCACACCTATACCGAAGACAGTGAGTTATTCACCGATCTGGTTGCTGGCAAGCTGACCGCCGCCGTCGCCGACAGTCCTCGCCTGGATATTCTCTCCAAGCTCTACCCGGACGCAGTGTCGGTGCCGACCATCGCTCCCCTCGGCACCTTCCCTGCGGCCTTCGCCGTTCGCAGGGGAGACATGGACTTCGTCAACTATCTCAACTCATGGATCGCCGCGCGCTCTGCCGACAAGTGGTTCGACAGCCGCCGCATCTTCTGGTTCAAATCGACCGATTGGGCATCCAACTTATAG